The Acidimicrobiales bacterium genomic sequence GCACCTCGCCCTTGGCAAAATCGACGGTGAGGTTGCCTGTGGTCGAAACCGCGTCGGAGAACCAGCGCTTGATGTAGTCGGCCTTGTATCCACAGGCGACAGCGAACTCCTTGAAGCCGTAGTGGGCGTAGTACCGCATGATGTGCCACAGGATCGGACGTCCGCCGATCTCGACCATTGGCTTTGGCTTGAGTTCGGTCTCTTCGGACAACCGCGTGCCCAGCCCACCTGCGAGTATTCCAACTCTCATTTTTCTTGCCTTCGTGTTTTGAGCCCGAGCTTGTCGGACGATCGGGAACAACAACCTCGAACAACTCGACCCGTTACCTGTCGGCCTGAAGTCACTTCAGTGCAGGACCCGCCGTCAGACTTCTGCGAGCCAACGGCTACATCGCTTGTCATGCCCCGTGCAGATCTTTGTATTCGGCGGGTTTGCGGCCGAGCATCCCGACTATCAGCCCAACGCTATAGGCGGCCTGGCGCGCGGCTTGGACGGCAGCGAGTCTGGGGTCTTGGCGACTCTGCCAAGCCCTCTTGGGCGCCACCGCAACCCCCAGCAAACCGGCCGCAAGTCGTTTCATGAACTTGAGCGGGTCTCGCGACCTAGAACGCAGGTAGTAGCTGCGACCCCAACCAACTCGGTAGTGGCGCTTCACAAGCCATCGAGCGCTGACCCGGCTGGCGGGGACTGTCTCATCGACCAGCGCCGAGCCCGCGGCCACGAACCGGCAGCCGGCCTCGGCTGCGACGCGAAAGAGATACGAGTCGGAGCCTCCGGTGAGACGAAGACGAGTGTCGAACGGAGGATCTGCGACCGAGAACACATTCATGTCGATCAAGACATTGCTGGTTCGGGCGTGGAATGCCTGGATCGGCTGGCCATCCGTCGGGAGGTTTCGCTCGAAGAAGGCCCCTGCCTCGACCCAAGCGGGCGGCGCCACATCGAAGCGCGGCACCGAGGACCCCTGCACCACCGAAGCGCCGGTCGTGCGCCAGGTCTCGACAAGGCGCACCAAGCAGTCCGGTCTGGGTACCTCGTCGTCGTCGAAGAACACGAGTGCGTCGGCTCCGAGCCTGGCCGCCACCGATACGGCTCGATTGCGGGCAAAGGGAATGCCCCGCTCGTGCTCGACCTCGATCACCGATGGCCAGTCACCTTCGAAGTTCGGCAACTCGACATCTCCGGCATTGTCGATGGTGATCAGCGCGAGCGACACGTCGCTGGGGAGGTCCATGGCGGCGAGACCCTCGTACAGGCGCCTCAGCCCTTCAGGTCTTCTGAAGGTGCAGGTGGCGACCGCGATCAGCGGTGCCCCGGATACGTCGGCCTCGCTGTTCAAATCCGGTCCTCCTTGACGATCTTCGAGCTGTACCACCTGCCGAGAGCGGGTGCCCCCATCGACAGCAGCTCGCCCAGGTGTCGGTCTCTGGAGACGACCAGTACCAACAGGTAGGACAGCACGCCCGCCCCGGTCGCCACGATCAGCTTCGTCCAGTGCGCCCCGTCTGCGATCTGGTCTGCCACGTACCAAGTCACCACGAACTGGCAGCCGATCGCCGCCAGCTGCCTCCAGAGGTTGACCCAGAACCCCACCATCGATTGCTCGATCTGGCGCAACGACAGTTCGAGGGTGGGCAACAGCAGGAATCCGACTGCGATCATGTAACCCCAGGCCACCCCTTCCACCCCGCGGGTCAAGCCAATGCCATAGCCGGTGCCGAGCACCGCGAACACGACGAACTCACGCTTCAGCAGCAGATCGGCGCGGCCCTTGGCCTGCAGCACTATCGAGGTCGAGTTGCTGACCAGTTGCATCAGGCCTACACCCGAGATGATCGGAACCAGAGGGATTGCATCTGTCCACTTCTCGTCGAGTAGCGCCAGCACCAAGGGTTCGGCCAGAACGATCATCGCCACATACACAGGAGCACCGGCCGTAACCACGGCTCCGACGGTTCGCAGGTAGCTCTTTCGCATCCGGGCGAGGTCGTCTTGCATCTTTGACAGAGACGGGAAGAGAACGCGCCTGTACATCACGGCGGTCACTTCCAGAGGAACCTGGTTGAGACGGTTGGGTTGGGTGTAAAGGCCTGCGGCCCGCTCGCCCAAGACACGCCCCACCAGGAAGCGATCGCCGAACATCGAAAAGAAGCTCACGAACCTGAACAACGACAGGTTGGCCGAGTACGAGCGGACGGTTCTGAGGTGCTCGACCCGGTACACCCTTCGGGGCCTGAAACCTGAGGTACCCCAGACCCCGGCGGTGTTGGCGATACCGCCGGCCAGGTTCGAGATCACCAGTGCCCACACTCCCCATCCGGCCGCAGCGCCCGCCAAGGCAACGGTGGTGGTCACGACCACGACCACCAGATCGACCTTGACCAACTGGTTGAAGCGCAGCCCCTTGCGCAACAAGGCCTGGGGCACCATGCCAAAGCCTGCGATCGTGAAGGCCAACACGGCGACCTGGAAGACCTCGGCAGACCTATCGCTGCCGAACACCGGGCCCATGAACGGAGCGGCGATCACTCCCAGCACCGTGAGGACCATGCCCACGGCTGCGTTGAACCAGAAGATCGTCGAGTATTCGTCCTCGCCCAGATCCTGGCGCTGGATGATGGCAGAGGCCGTTCCGAGGTCGCCGATGACCATGTCGACGAAGCGGGTCACGAACGTCGCCAGGACCAGAACTCCGAACTCGGCCGGGGCGATTAGACGAGCGAGGACGTAGAGGGTTGCGACCTGGCTGACCTGTTTGACGACCTGGCTCACGACCACCCAGCGGCTGCTGTCGCGGACGGATACGGTGGCAGGAGCGTGCTTGCCTGTCGCCTTGGTCATGGCTGTGGTTTCCTGGCCGTCTCACCGCACTGCGTACTCGGGCCCGAATGGGTATCGACTTGGAGGTTTGGATGTCGGATTCGCTGGTCTCGATCGGGTTGCCCGTCTACAACGGCGCCGATTACCTCGAAACAGCGATCGAGAACCTCTTGTCGCAAACTCACTCTGAGATCGAACTCATAATCGCGGACAACGCAAGCACCGACCGGTCGCTGGAAATCGCCCAGAGTGCCGCCGACCGCGACGCCAGAGTGCGAGTGCTCCCTGCGCAGGAGAATCTGGGGGCGGCATGGAACTACAACCGAGCGGTCGAGTCCGCCACCGGGCCCTATTTCAAATGGGCGGCTCACGACGACCTTTGCGAACCCACCTACGTCGAGCGCTGCGTCGAGGCCCTCGACGCCGACGACGGGAGGGTCCTGGCGTACCCGAAGACGGTCATCATCAACGAACACGGCGACCGAGTTCGCGACTACGAGGACAACCTCGACATCGGCCACGCGAGCGCCTCGGCCCGTGCAGCGGCACTGATGTGGCGAGTCGGGCTCTGCAACGCAGTCTTCGGAGTGATCCGAACCGAAGCGCTGCGCGACACGGCGATGATCGGGCTGTTCGACTCCTCTGACGTGTCCCTGTTGGCCGAGCTGGCCCTGCGAGGGCGGTTCCACGAGGTGCCTGAACGCCTGTTCCTTCGCCGACGACACATGGGCGCGTCGAGAAAGGCCAACACCGACGCTCGGTCGGTCGCAGCGTGGTTCGGCGACTCGGCCAAGGCCGGACGAAGCAGATCGTTGCTCGGCGGCTACGCCGCAGCTGTTCGTCGATGGGATGCGGGCCCAGTCGAGAAGGCAAAGGCGGCTGCGGTGTTTGCGACCGTAGGTCCGCTGACAGAGATTCGCTGGCATCTCAGGAACCGGCGCCGGACCCGTGCTCAGAGTTGAGCCGCAGGGTCCCAATCGCTAGCCGGCAGTCATCTGGTCGTAGATCCACCTGTAGGTGCGCTCCATACCGTCCCTGAGCGAGATCGACGGGGCCCACCCCAGGAGATCCTGGATCATCGTGTTGTCGCTGTTGCGACCGCGCACCCCGAGCGGGGCGTCCAGCTTGTAGTTGCGCTTCAGCGTGATGCCGGCGATGTCCTCGACGATCGAGACCAGCTGGTTGATCGAGACGAGTTCGTCCGACCCCAGATTGATGGGCTCGATGACGTCGCTCTCCATCAAGCGTCGCACGCCCTCGGTGCAATCATCGATGTACATGAAGCTGCGGGTCTGTTCCCCGTCGCCCCAGATCTCGATCTCGTGGTTGCCCGACAGCTTGGCCTCGATGACCTTGCGACACATCGCCGCCGGGGCCTTCTCGCGGCCGCCGTCGTAGGTACCGTTGGGGCCGTACACGTTGTGGAAACGGGCCACGCGCGTGTAAAGGCCGAAGTCCTCACGGAAGTGGCGCGCCATCCGCTCGCTGAACAGCTTCTCCCAGCCATAGCCGTCCTCGGGCATAGCGGGGTAGGCGTCGGCTTCCTTGAGCGCGGTGATGTCAGGTGACGTCTGCTTCTCGGCGTTGTAGACACACGCAGACGACGAGTAGAAGACCCGCTTGACGCCCTGCTCTTGTGCGGCCACGAGAACGTGGGTGCTGATCAGAACCGAAAGCATGCACAGGGCCTTGTGGGTTTCGATGAAACCCATACCGCCCATGTCAGCGGCGAGGTTGTAGACGTCGTCGGCGCCTTCGAGTGCCGTCATGCAGTTGTCGCGCAGGGTCAGGTCCAGCTCGAGGTTCTCGACATCGGGGTGGACCTGGTACCACTCGCTCTTTGGCTTGATGTCAACAGAGCGCACCCTGGTGTAGCCCTCGTCGAGGAGGCTCTTGACGAGGTGCCCACCGATGAAGCCGCCGCCGCCGGCAACGACAACGAGATCGTCCTTGTTGGTCATGATTATCCGTTTCTCGTCGCCCTGACTGCGACGGCTGAGTCCACTGTCTCGATGAATTGGTCGGCAATCGAATCGATATCGAAAGCATTCGCTGCGTAGGAGCGAGCAGCCTTGCCCTGGAGCATCCTCAGGTCGGCGTCTTCGAACAGCTCCCGCCCGAAGGCAATGAACTGATCATCGTCGGTGGGAGATGCAACAAGGCCGGCGTTGTTGGCCAGAATCGTCCGGGCGGCCAGATTCTCCATTGGCATGGAGGCAAGGATCGGGCGACCTGCGCAGAGATAAGAGAGCACCTTCGAGGGCACAGAGTAGACGCCCGCGTCCGGTTCCAGCACCGCGACGAGTACGTCTGCCGAGCCCAAGACCTCGGGCAACCTTTCGTAGGGTTGGAAGGGCACGACCCTCAGGTTCGAACGACGCTTCTGGTCGTTCTGCTTGCGGAGCCAATCTGCCCCGGGACCTTCCGAGACCACCAGAACCGTCGCATCCGGAAGCGCATCAGCCAAGGCCAGCAGAAGGTCCGGGCGGTGTTTGTGGCCTATCGTCCCGCTGTACACGAACACCGGCGACTCGCCGGCAAGACCGAACTCGGTCGCCCATGCATTGGCTCGAGAGGTCGGCGGCAGCTCTTCGAGCGGCGCCCAGTTCGGCACGGTCTTGACTCGGCTCGAGTCGACCTTCCAGCGCCTCAGGATCGGGCGGAAGTCATCGGTGATGACCACTGCTGCGTCCGAGAGTCTCAGCATCTTGGCCTCGAGACGGCCGAACAAGGCGCCCACCCAGTGACCCACCTTGCCGAACCGCTGGGCCAACGCCTCGGTGATCAGCAGGCTGTAGACGTCTTGGAGCCAAAAGACGAACGGGATACGCCGTGTCACGACGAGCGACATCAACACGGCTTGCGAAAGCAGAGGGGTGTTAGACGAAATGATCACGTCGGGGCCCCAGCGCTTCACACGCTTGCGAAGCTTCAAGCCGTAGCGGACCTCGTGGATCGTCCTGCGAAGCGGGCTGTACTTCGCAAACTGCAGCCCGATGCCTACCGGCTCGATCGCCAGTGAATCCGGATCTTCTTCTGTGACGGTCGTAGCACCTTGTCCGGTCGTGAAGTCACTGGAATACAGATGGAGGACCTCATGGCCCCGGTTTGCCAGGGCGCGGCTCAGCTGCAGCTGAAACGGGTGGCCGGAGTAGTCGTGCACGAGAACTCGCCGATGCGTCATCGCCTGCCTTTCGCCTCCATGTCAATCCATCGGCCGCAATCAATCGACACCAAGGGTTTCGAGTGCGGCCGAGAACTGATGTCCTCTGGCTGACCAGTCGAACCGACCCGCACAATCGACCGCTGCTGCACTTGCCAGTGTCTCGAGAGTTTCGGCATCGTCGATCGATTCAACGATCGCCTTCGACATGTCTTTCAGGGCGCTCACGCTTCGATAGTGCCTGCCGGGTTCGAGGCCCGTCCCAGACATCGAACCGTCGAGAACCAGCATGGGCAGTCCCCGGTTGATGTAGTCGAGACTCTTCAACTTGAAACCTCCGCCGATGGGTTCGGCGACCAGGCCTATCCGGTGGCGTGCCAGCTCCGCATCGAGATCGTCGACGCGACCGGTGAACTTCGTTGCCTTCCACCGGCCTTGCTGGGAAGCGACGAATTCGTCGTCGCCTCCCCCGACGACACTTAGCCCGATGCCCGCCTGTGCCAGCTGCTGGTCGAGACTCTCGACGACCTCGATCACGTTCTGGCGCTTGGCTTCCCAGTCGAGTGAGCCCAAGAGAACCACCGAGCGGGGCCGCTCGGCCAACGGAGGTGGGTCGCCTGCAGCCGGTGGGGCGTCGGCGCCCGGAGTCAACACGATGTAGCTCGGCCGCGGGTGACGCCGGCCCATGGTCTGGCTGTCGACATCGGTTATGGCCGAGACGAGCTCGACCGAGTCGAGCAGCCGTCGCTGGAGCCGCGAAGCCCGCCTGGCGTCGAATCTGAGGTAGATACCCTTTGGACTGGTAACCGGTATGCCTCGGGCCCAACGCGTGCGAACCAGGTGCTCGTCGTTGTGGGATACGTGAACCAGCTTGGTGTGGTCCGGGTGGATCCGCTCGGCTACGAGGTCGAGGGCCCAAGCCGACATGAGATGGTCAAAGACGACGAAGCGTGGCTTGCGATCCAGCACCTCGATGATCGCCCGTCGGTGAGCCTCGGTGTCGAGACGGGCGGCGATGTATGGATTCGGGGACCTGAGCGTCGAGAGCCGAGAGCACATCGGCGAGTCGACGCCGGTCCAGTCCACGTCACGAATTCGCCCGGAGCGACCCAGACCGATGGCCGCAATCGAATGGCCGCACGACGCCACCGCTCCGGCCAGTCCCGAAGAGTAGAGAGCAAGACCCGAGTCGACGCCGACCGGTGACACGCCTGACAACCAGAGGATCATGGTGCCCACCAGGCTATGACGGTTGAGGGCGTGTCGCGGGCCAGGCGATCATTCACCGCCCGGAAGAGCAGAGTCCGGCGAGTAGATGGCAACACCCAGGTCATCGAGGATTCGCATCGCCGCGGCGCGTTGTTTGGGGTCGACCCGCAGCAAAGGGCTCTCGACCAGCTCCCGTGCATCTCCGCGACGCATGGCGCTACGACGCTCGGCGGTGGACAGCCGCGACGATCGGGAAGGACGGTTGAGCGCACTGCGCAAGATCTCGACCCCTCCCAGATCGAGTCGACTGTCGAGGAGCTCGATCGTGGCGTCGGGAAAAAGCGCGGTGTGCTCATAGGAGATGTTCAACCAATGATCTCGCCGGTCTGAACGGATGGGCACCATGTTCTCGAGTCCCCAGTTCATCACGAAGCGTTCAAGCTCGGTTCCGTTCGACAAGATGTCGTGACAACGGGCCTCGACAGGACCCGGCAGCCAGGCATCGACGAATCTCGGGTTGTCCAGGAAGGCTCTTGCGGTGAGCGTCCAGCCGTTGCGGATGCACGACAACGACTGGGTGATCGGATGACGGCTGACGTAGACGACCTGGATGCCAAATCGGGTATCGA encodes the following:
- a CDS encoding glycosyltransferase; translated protein: MILWLSGVSPVGVDSGLALYSSGLAGAVASCGHSIAAIGLGRSGRIRDVDWTGVDSPMCSRLSTLRSPNPYIAARLDTEAHRRAIIEVLDRKPRFVVFDHLMSAWALDLVAERIHPDHTKLVHVSHNDEHLVRTRWARGIPVTSPKGIYLRFDARRASRLQRRLLDSVELVSAITDVDSQTMGRRHPRPSYIVLTPGADAPPAAGDPPPLAERPRSVVLLGSLDWEAKRQNVIEVVESLDQQLAQAGIGLSVVGGGDDEFVASQQGRWKATKFTGRVDDLDAELARHRIGLVAEPIGGGFKLKSLDYINRGLPMLVLDGSMSGTGLEPGRHYRSVSALKDMSKAIVESIDDAETLETLASAAAVDCAGRFDWSARGHQFSAALETLGVD
- a CDS encoding lipopolysaccharide biosynthesis protein, whose protein sequence is MTKATGKHAPATVSVRDSSRWVVVSQVVKQVSQVATLYVLARLIAPAEFGVLVLATFVTRFVDMVIGDLGTASAIIQRQDLGEDEYSTIFWFNAAVGMVLTVLGVIAAPFMGPVFGSDRSAEVFQVAVLAFTIAGFGMVPQALLRKGLRFNQLVKVDLVVVVVTTTVALAGAAAGWGVWALVISNLAGGIANTAGVWGTSGFRPRRVYRVEHLRTVRSYSANLSLFRFVSFFSMFGDRFLVGRVLGERAAGLYTQPNRLNQVPLEVTAVMYRRVLFPSLSKMQDDLARMRKSYLRTVGAVVTAGAPVYVAMIVLAEPLVLALLDEKWTDAIPLVPIISGVGLMQLVSNSTSIVLQAKGRADLLLKREFVVFAVLGTGYGIGLTRGVEGVAWGYMIAVGFLLLPTLELSLRQIEQSMVGFWVNLWRQLAAIGCQFVVTWYVADQIADGAHWTKLIVATGAGVLSYLLVLVVSRDRHLGELLSMGAPALGRWYSSKIVKEDRI
- a CDS encoding glycosyltransferase family 4 protein gives rise to the protein MHDYSGHPFQLQLSRALANRGHEVLHLYSSDFTTGQGATTVTEEDPDSLAIEPVGIGLQFAKYSPLRRTIHEVRYGLKLRKRVKRWGPDVIISSNTPLLSQAVLMSLVVTRRIPFVFWLQDVYSLLITEALAQRFGKVGHWVGALFGRLEAKMLRLSDAAVVITDDFRPILRRWKVDSSRVKTVPNWAPLEELPPTSRANAWATEFGLAGESPVFVYSGTIGHKHRPDLLLALADALPDATVLVVSEGPGADWLRKQNDQKRRSNLRVVPFQPYERLPEVLGSADVLVAVLEPDAGVYSVPSKVLSYLCAGRPILASMPMENLAARTILANNAGLVASPTDDDQFIAFGRELFEDADLRMLQGKAARSYAANAFDIDSIADQFIETVDSAVAVRATRNG
- a CDS encoding glycosyltransferase family 2 protein — encoded protein: MGIDLEVWMSDSLVSIGLPVYNGADYLETAIENLLSQTHSEIELIIADNASTDRSLEIAQSAADRDARVRVLPAQENLGAAWNYNRAVESATGPYFKWAAHDDLCEPTYVERCVEALDADDGRVLAYPKTVIINEHGDRVRDYEDNLDIGHASASARAAALMWRVGLCNAVFGVIRTEALRDTAMIGLFDSSDVSLLAELALRGRFHEVPERLFLRRRHMGASRKANTDARSVAAWFGDSAKAGRSRSLLGGYAAAVRRWDAGPVEKAKAAAVFATVGPLTEIRWHLRNRRRTRAQS
- a CDS encoding glycosyltransferase yields the protein MNSEADVSGAPLIAVATCTFRRPEGLRRLYEGLAAMDLPSDVSLALITIDNAGDVELPNFEGDWPSVIEVEHERGIPFARNRAVSVAARLGADALVFFDDDEVPRPDCLVRLVETWRTTGASVVQGSSVPRFDVAPPAWVEAGAFFERNLPTDGQPIQAFHARTSNVLIDMNVFSVADPPFDTRLRLTGGSDSYLFRVAAEAGCRFVAAGSALVDETVPASRVSARWLVKRHYRVGWGRSYYLRSRSRDPLKFMKRLAAGLLGVAVAPKRAWQSRQDPRLAAVQAARQAAYSVGLIVGMLGRKPAEYKDLHGA
- a CDS encoding NAD-dependent epimerase/dehydratase family protein; translated protein: MTNKDDLVVVAGGGGFIGGHLVKSLLDEGYTRVRSVDIKPKSEWYQVHPDVENLELDLTLRDNCMTALEGADDVYNLAADMGGMGFIETHKALCMLSVLISTHVLVAAQEQGVKRVFYSSSACVYNAEKQTSPDITALKEADAYPAMPEDGYGWEKLFSERMARHFREDFGLYTRVARFHNVYGPNGTYDGGREKAPAAMCRKVIEAKLSGNHEIEIWGDGEQTRSFMYIDDCTEGVRRLMESDVIEPINLGSDELVSINQLVSIVEDIAGITLKRNYKLDAPLGVRGRNSDNTMIQDLLGWAPSISLRDGMERTYRWIYDQMTAG